The nucleotide window aaaaaaaaaaaaaaaaaaaaaaaaatagagaaaaaaagaaaggaattatataaaaaaatacaaaaattaaataaaaagatgcaataataaataaataaatagatatatgtattatatgtgcaattacatacatatatatatatttatttatttatttattttatttcctttttaattattacttttttattGGTTTTTGTCTTACATACACTAGAAtgaaaacaaaataataacataagCTTTCTTGAAACGGTTGTCCctttgataatatatatatatatatatatatatatatatatatatgtttgtaAAAATTCATTGTGATAATTcttgttattatttttactttttttacATTCTATATGTTGATGGTCTTTTGGATGCAAATTTCTTTCTATACTCCTTTTGTAAGGTTGGTAAATGTAATGCTGGAAATCTTAATcttctttttaataattgTTTAATATGTGGTCTCCTGACTAAACTTGAACTTATTTCAGAGattcttataatattaatagatGATGCTCTTGCTCTATGTCTACCAGCCATTTCAGAATATAATTGAGCTATAGCTCCTTCTTTGGTTGTATCTCTGAATTctttatacatattatgAGTACCTGTTCTACTATCATATCTTAATAAAACACCATAGTTCTTTACACGTAATGGAAACCTTTCTTTAATTTGTTCACATGCTAATAATTCACCATTAGATTTTTTAAGTTTATTAATCTTTTTCATAAAGTACCAAAAGCGAGATTTGGCATTAGTATCATTCTTGGCAAATATACACATACGATAAACATTTGGGTTCTTATCCTTAGCACTAGGAATAGCTCTACCAACAATATGATATTGGTGTATCTAAAAAAGaacacataaaaaaaaaaaaatatatatatgaaatatatgttatatatatatatatatatatatattttatatgtttattattattttttttttttttttatatatttaaacTTACATTTGTATTTAAAGATTGATCTATTTTTTTCACcatttttgtttttcttaatattatatcaagctatgagaaaaataaaataatataatatataaatataaataaataaatatatatatatatatatatatatatatatatttaatat belongs to Plasmodium gaboni strain SY75 chromosome Unknown, whole genome shotgun sequence and includes:
- a CDS encoding putative 60S ribosomal protein L18, with protein sequence MVKKIDQSLNTNIHQYHIVGRAIPSAKDKNPNVYRMCIFAKNDTNAKSRFWYFMKKINKLKKSNGELLACEQIKERFPLRVKNYGVLLRYDSRTGTHNMYKEFRDTTKEGAIAQLYSEMAGRHRARASSINIIRISEISSSLVRRPHIKQLLKRRLRFPALHLPTLQKEYRKKFASKRPSTYRM